The Salvelinus fontinalis isolate EN_2023a unplaced genomic scaffold, ASM2944872v1 scaffold_0045, whole genome shotgun sequence genome has a window encoding:
- the LOC129842515 gene encoding uncharacterized protein LOC129842515 — MTDHHLKLNLGKTELLFLPGKDCPFHDLAITVDNSIVSSSQSAKNLGVILDNTLSFSTNIKAVARSCRFMLYNIRRVRPCLTQEAAQVLIQALVISRLDYCNSLLAGLPACAIKPLQLIQNAAARLVFNLPKFSHVTPLLRSLHWLPVEARIRYKTMVLAYGAVRGTAPQYLQALIRPYTQTRALRSSTSGLLASLPLRKYSSRSAQSKLFAALAPQWWNKLPHDARTAESITTFRRHLKPHLFKEYLG; from the coding sequence atgacggatcaccacctcaagctgaacctcggcaagacggagctgctcttcctcccggggaaggactgcccgttccatgatctcgccatcacggttgacaactccattgtgtcctcctcccagagcgctaagaaccttggcgtgatcctggacaacaccctgtcgttctcaactaacatcaaggcggtggcccgttcctgtaggttcatgctctacaacatccgcagagtacgaccctgcctcacacaggaagcggcgcaggtcctaatccaggcacttgtcatctcccgtctggattactgcaactcgctgttggctgggctccctgcctgtgccattaaacccctacaactcatccagaacgccgcagcccgtctggtgttcaaccttcccaagttctctcacgtcaccccgctcctccgctctctccactggcttccagttgaagctcgcatccgctacaagaccatggtgcttgcctacggagctgtgaggggaacggcacctcagtaccttcaggctctgatcaggccctacacccaaacaagggcactgcgttcatccacctctggcctgctcgcctccctaccactgaggaagtacagttcccgctcagcccagtcaaaactgttcgctgctctggcaccccaatggtggaacaaactccctcatgacgccaggacagcggagtcaatcaccaccttccggagacacctgaaaccccacctcttcaaggaatacctaggatag